In Scophthalmus maximus strain ysfricsl-2021 chromosome 5, ASM2237912v1, whole genome shotgun sequence, a single window of DNA contains:
- the dapk3 gene encoding death-associated protein kinase 3: protein MFHNGCLTPLSLHTSRQRNAALVAELNVNLEASLPSRRTMAGFRQEDVELHYEMGEELGSGQFAIVRKCKEKSTAIEYAAKFIKKRRLSSSRRGVSREEIEREVNILREIQHSNIITLHDIYENKTDVILILELVSGGELFDFLAEKESLTEEEATQFLKQILDGVQYLHSKRIAHFDLKPENIMLLDKNVPNPRIKLIDFGIAHQIKAGNEFKNIFGTPEFVAPEIVNYEPLGLEADMWSIGVITYILLSGASPFLGETKQETLTNISGVNYDFDEEYFSNTSELAKDFIRRLLVKDPKKRMTIDDSLEHPWIKVIKRRNVRPEERDHKPERRRLKTTRLKEYTIKSHSSMPPNNTYVNFERFSQVLEEIAAAEEGLRDLERNQRSCQEDVAALLSIYEEKEGWYKEENQSISSDLSHIRQELQRSQSQRKKCQEDTRVTMQTANILKRKFGRLENRYEVLAEQVASEVRWVEELVKSISAEKDGLSSVSLA from the exons ATGTTTCACAACGGCTGCTTGACGCCGCTCAGCCTTCACACCAGTCGGCAGAGGAATGCAGCTCTCGTAGCCGAGCTGAACG tgaATCTGGAGGCATCGCTCCCGTCCCGTCGCACCATGGCTGGCTTCAGGCAAGAGGATGTCGAGTTGCATTATGAGATGGGAGAGGAGCTGGGCAG CGGACAGTTTGCAATTGTTCGCAAGTGCAAGGAGAAGAGCACGGCCATCGAGTACGCTGCCAAGTTCATCAAGAAGCGGAGGCTGTCGTCCAGCCGGCGGGGGGTGAGCCGCGAGGAGATTGAGCGGGAGGTCAATATCCTACGGGAGATCCAGCACAGCAACATCATCACCCTGCACGACATCTACGAGAACAAGACGGACGTGATCCTGATCCTGGAGCTGGTGTCTGGGGGAGAGCTGTTCGACTTCCTGGCCGAGAAGGAGTctctgacggaggaggaggctACCCAGTTCCTCAAACAGATTCTGGACGGCGTTCAGTATCTTCACTCCAAGCGAATCGCTCACTTTGACCTCAAG CCCGAGAACATCATGCTGCTGGACAAGAATGTCCCCAACCCCAGGATCAAACTGATCGACTTCGGGATCGCTCATCAGATCAAAGCAGGAAACGAGTTCAAGAACATTTTTGGAACACCAGAGTTTGTTG CGCCAGAAATAGTCAACTATGAGCCACTTGGACTGGAGGCGGACATGTG GAGCATCGGAGTGATCACGTACATCCT GTTGAGTGGAGCGTCGCCGTTTCTGGGCGAGACCAAGCAAGAGACCCTGACCAACATCTCAGGGGTCAACTACGACTTCGACGAGGAGTATTTCAGCAACACCAGCGAGCTGGCCAAAGACTTCATACGCCGCCTGTTAGTCAAGGATCCAAA gaaGAGAATGACAATTGATGACAGTCTCGAACACCCCTGGATTAAG gtGATTAAGAGGCGGAACGTGCGTCCGGAGGAGAGGGACCACAAGCCCGAGCGCCGGCGCCTGAAGACCACTCGTCTGAAGGAGTACACCATCAAGTCCCACTCCAGCATGCCGCCAAACAACACCTATGTCAACTTTGAGCGCTTCTCCCAGGTGCTGGAGGAGATTGCGGCAGCGGAGGAGGGCCTCAGAGACCTGGAGCGCAACCAGCGCTCGTGCCAGGAGGACGTGGCAGCGCTGCTGTCCATCTACGAGGAGAAAGAGGGCTGGTACAAGGAGGAGAACCAGAGCATCTCCAGCGACCTGAGCCACATCCGCCAGGAGCTGCAGCGCTCCCAGTCGCAGCGCAAGAAGTGCCAGGAGGACACCCGTGTCACCATGCAGACCGCCAACATCCTGAAGCGCAAGTTTGGCCGCCTGGAGAACCGCTACGAGGTCCTAGCTGAGCAGGTGGCCTCAGAGGTCCGCTGGGTGGAAGAGCTGGTCAAGTCCATATCTGCGGAGAAGGACGGGCTCAGCTCCGTCAGCTTGGCCTGA